The Campylobacter armoricus sequence TCATAGGCTCAAAAAATCTTCTAGCGCGAACTTCAGTAACAACTAAATTTCTATCTACTTGTTTTTTGAATTTTCTATACGCTTCATCAAAAGACTCGTTAGGATGTACCTTAATTCCTGGCACGACCCCCACCACCTTTCTTTTTTAAAATAAAACCAGTATTATAACATAATTTTTATTGAAAATAAAATATATTTTTGTAATAATTGCATAAATAAATAATAAACATTAATTATTAATTAAGACAAAATTTGGTTTAATTTTTCATAAACTGAAATTTTTATTTTGAAGGAAATAAAATGGGTGCCTATATTACTAATTATACTAAAAAAAGATATACTGCTTATATTGTTTCTATGATAATATTTGTAATATTACCTTTTATAAAAATTAATGGAAATCATTTCTTTTTATTAAGTTTTGATCATAAAAAACTTAATTTATTTTTCATAGCCTTTGATACTCAAGAGCTTTATTTAATGCCTTTTCTTATTATGGGTATGTTTTTAACTATACTTTTTATAACTACATTGGCTGGTAGAATTTGGTGTGCATGGACTTGTCCTCAAACTATTGCTAGAGTTATTTATAGAGACCTTTTACAAACAAAAATTTTTAAAATCCATAAAAGCATAGCAAACAAACAAAAACAAACTAGCGGGTTTTTTATTCAAAAAGTTTTAAGTATTATAGTTTTTTACATTTTTTCATTACTAATGATGAGTGCATTTTTATGGTATTTTGTACCACCTGAAGATTTTTTTGTCTATATTCAAAATCCTGCTGATCATTTATTGCTTTTAGGGATTTTGTTTTGTGCTTCTTTGGCTTTTACTTTTGATATAGTGTATTTGGGTGAAAAATTTTGTGTTTATGTATGTCCTTATGCAAGAATTCAATCTGTAATGTTTGATAATAATACCGTTCAAGTAATTTATGATGATAAAAGAGGTGGTGTAATTTATGATGGACACACTAAACTGTATCAAAAACCACCACAAGGTGAATGTATAGGCTGTGAAGCCTGTGTAAAAATTTGCCCTACACATATAGATATACGGGCTG is a genomic window containing:
- the rpsU gene encoding 30S ribosomal protein S21, giving the protein MPGIKVHPNESFDEAYRKFKKQVDRNLVVTEVRARRFFEPMTEIRKKQKISARKKMLKRLYMLRRYESRL
- the ccoG gene encoding cytochrome c oxidase accessory protein CcoG; this encodes MGAYITNYTKKRYTAYIVSMIIFVILPFIKINGNHFFLLSFDHKKLNLFFIAFDTQELYLMPFLIMGMFLTILFITTLAGRIWCAWTCPQTIARVIYRDLLQTKIFKIHKSIANKQKQTSGFFIQKVLSIIVFYIFSLLMMSAFLWYFVPPEDFFVYIQNPADHLLLLGILFCASLAFTFDIVYLGEKFCVYVCPYARIQSVMFDNNTVQVIYDDKRGGVIYDGHTKLYQKPPQGECIGCEACVKICPTHIDIRAGMQLECINCLECADACSKIQAKFDRPSLINWTSAKAIETREKVKYFRFRTIGYLVVLCGVFAALVLMGSKKEHMLLNINRSSELYQIRKAHDGELQVTNAYVFLFQNTDNKTHEYYFDVKLQGVEDGLEIIRPKKSFKLKAGEKDKHIVVLKATKKLANNDRKDTVIPLKIKAYALDDKNIVIERESNFVYPKNSILKQK